A section of the Pimelobacter simplex genome encodes:
- a CDS encoding acetaldehyde dehydrogenase (acetylating), which yields MSKTKVAIIGSGNIGTDLMIKVLQTAQHVEMGALVGIDPASDGLARARDLGVPTTHEGVEGLIAMPEFADIDIVFDATSAKAHLHNDALLRPLGKRLIDLTPAAIGPYVVPAVNLDEHLDAENVNMVTCGGQATIPIVAAISRVVPVAYAEIVASISSKSAGPGTRANIDEFTETTSGAITRVGGAQRGKAVIILNPAEPPLMMRDTVFALVSAPDPGVHDEIRASVEKMVADVAAYVPGYRLVQKVQITEIPADQPVETLLVDGADRPTHQVSVFLQVTGAGHYLPAYAGNLDIMTSAGLQVAERIAAAKETAQ from the coding sequence ATGAGCAAGACCAAGGTCGCGATCATCGGGTCGGGCAATATCGGCACGGACCTGATGATCAAGGTGCTGCAGACCGCGCAGCACGTCGAGATGGGGGCCCTGGTCGGCATCGACCCGGCCTCCGACGGGCTCGCGCGGGCGCGCGACCTCGGCGTCCCGACCACCCACGAGGGGGTCGAGGGTCTGATCGCCATGCCGGAGTTCGCCGACATCGACATCGTCTTCGACGCGACGTCCGCCAAGGCCCACCTCCACAACGACGCGCTGCTGCGCCCGCTGGGCAAGCGACTCATCGACCTGACGCCCGCCGCGATCGGGCCGTACGTCGTCCCGGCGGTCAACCTCGACGAGCACCTCGACGCCGAGAACGTCAACATGGTCACCTGCGGCGGCCAGGCGACGATCCCGATCGTCGCGGCCATCTCCCGCGTCGTCCCGGTCGCGTACGCCGAGATCGTCGCCTCGATCTCGTCGAAGTCCGCGGGCCCCGGCACGCGCGCCAACATCGACGAGTTCACCGAGACCACCTCGGGCGCGATCACCCGCGTGGGCGGGGCCCAGCGCGGCAAGGCGGTGATCATCCTCAACCCGGCCGAGCCGCCGCTGATGATGCGCGACACCGTCTTCGCGCTCGTGAGCGCGCCCGACCCGGGCGTGCACGACGAGATCCGCGCCAGCGTGGAGAAGATGGTGGCCGACGTGGCGGCGTACGTGCCGGGCTACCGGCTCGTGCAGAAGGTCCAGATCACCGAGATCCCGGCCGACCAGCCGGTCGAGACGCTCCTCGTCGACGGCGCGGACCGGCCGACCCACCAGGTGTCGGTGTTCCTCCAGGTCACCGGTGCGGGCCACTACCTCCCGGCGTACGCCGGCAACCTCGACATCATGACCTCCGCCGGCCTCCAGGTCGCCGAGCGGATCGCCGCCGCGAAGGAGACCGCCCAGTGA
- a CDS encoding 2-keto-4-pentenoate hydratase, whose amino-acid sequence MTESTLDLEAAVGAAAERLHTALATNQPCAPIRDLIGERDIELAYAVQQQLNAHRLAAGARVVGRKIGATSQAVQQQLGVDTPDLGVLFDDMEHDAAAPVDISRLLQPKVEGEIAFVLGADLAEGDLELDQVAAAIDHAVVAIEICDSRIANWDISFADTVADNASAGSYVLGSERRTLADGFVPKDAAMTMTVTGQDDSVGTGAASLGDPIVAVQWLARQARALGDPLRAGQVILSGALGPMRPAAPGASVDVTIAGLGSVSITFSSASEENA is encoded by the coding sequence ATGACCGAATCGACCCTCGATCTCGAGGCCGCGGTGGGCGCCGCGGCCGAGCGGTTGCACACCGCCCTGGCCACGAACCAGCCGTGCGCGCCGATCCGGGATCTCATCGGCGAGCGCGACATCGAGCTCGCCTACGCCGTCCAGCAGCAGCTCAACGCCCACCGCCTCGCGGCCGGGGCCCGCGTCGTCGGCCGCAAGATCGGCGCGACCTCGCAGGCCGTGCAGCAGCAGCTCGGCGTCGACACCCCGGACCTCGGCGTCCTGTTCGACGACATGGAGCACGACGCCGCCGCGCCCGTCGACATCAGCCGGCTGCTCCAGCCCAAGGTCGAGGGTGAGATCGCCTTCGTGCTGGGCGCCGACCTCGCCGAGGGCGACCTCGAGCTCGACCAGGTCGCCGCCGCGATCGACCACGCGGTGGTCGCCATCGAGATCTGCGACAGCCGGATCGCGAACTGGGACATCAGCTTCGCCGACACCGTCGCCGACAACGCCTCGGCCGGGTCGTACGTGCTGGGCAGCGAGCGGCGCACCCTCGCCGACGGCTTCGTGCCCAAGGACGCGGCGATGACGATGACCGTGACCGGCCAGGACGACTCCGTCGGCACCGGCGCCGCCTCGCTCGGCGACCCGATCGTCGCCGTCCAGTGGCTGGCCCGCCAGGCCCGCGCGCTCGGGGACCCGCTGCGCGCCGGCCAGGTGATCCTCTCCGGCGCGCTGGGCCCGATGCGCCCGGCCGCGCCCGGCGCCTCCGTCGACGTCACCATCGCCGGCCTCGGGTCGGTCTCGATCACCTTCAGCAGCGCGAGTGAGGAGAACGCATGA
- a CDS encoding IclR family transcriptional regulator, which yields MGGAATDPGLDTVLGKAVAILRAFGADDRLLPLAELVRRTGLPKGTVHRVAGDLVHHRLLDKTDHGYRLAGGLFELGMRAATERTLLEVATPFLQDLYERTHETVHLGLREGTEVVYVAKIGGHRQARSPSRPGGRMPMHCTAIGKALLAHAEPDVRAAVLGGPLPRRTPHTVVAPGLLEQQLDRVLESGLAYEREESTLGLLCVAAPVLDVGSGAVLAALSVTGPVGRFRPEAHENAVRAAAAAIAGMLTRRPGAVSAPPS from the coding sequence ATGGGAGGAGCGGCGACGGATCCCGGGCTCGACACGGTGCTCGGCAAGGCGGTCGCGATCCTGCGCGCGTTCGGCGCCGACGACCGGCTGCTCCCCCTCGCCGAGCTGGTCCGGCGCACCGGGCTGCCCAAGGGCACCGTGCACCGGGTCGCCGGCGACCTGGTGCACCACCGGCTGCTCGACAAGACCGACCACGGCTACCGCCTCGCCGGCGGGCTCTTCGAGCTCGGCATGCGGGCGGCCACCGAGCGGACCCTGCTCGAAGTGGCGACGCCCTTCCTCCAGGACCTCTACGAGCGCACCCACGAGACCGTGCACCTCGGGCTGCGCGAGGGCACCGAGGTCGTCTACGTCGCCAAGATCGGCGGGCACCGGCAGGCCCGCAGCCCCTCCCGGCCCGGCGGCCGGATGCCGATGCACTGCACGGCGATCGGCAAGGCGCTGCTCGCCCACGCCGAGCCCGACGTACGGGCGGCGGTGCTGGGCGGACCGCTCCCCCGTCGTACGCCGCACACGGTGGTGGCGCCCGGCCTGCTGGAGCAGCAGCTCGACCGGGTGCTGGAGAGCGGGCTCGCCTACGAGCGCGAGGAGTCCACGCTCGGCCTGCTCTGCGTCGCCGCGCCCGTGCTCGACGTCGGCTCCGGCGCGGTGCTCGCCGCGCTGAGCGTGACCGGCCCGGTCGGCCGGTTCCGCCCCGAGGCCCACGAGAACGCCGTCCGGGCGGCCGCCGCGGCCATCGCCGGCATGCTCACCCGCCGCCCGGGGGCGGTCAGCGCACCGCCATCGTGA
- a CDS encoding CocE/NonD family hydrolase, protein MNDLTTRRRSVAALAAAALIAALVLPAADAATDRRGPASPAPTAATAAGTGNRAAGAPDQRFAPSAEVRAGGTSGTAAGAGKASGQGQAKSAAKAAPSAPWTPRAADYTATATTRDLAITMDDGVVLRGDLVRPAGADGKPVTTRLPVIVTITAYNKTVLSAGAGATLAGADPAYLVKRGYAQLTVDARGTGSSQGQWGAFSAREGKDAGAIVTWAARQPWSNGSVGMTGASYMGISQLFAAARKPQGLKAIFPQVPAADVYRDVVASGGQIDVGFIPLWLGLVTAAGVVPPAYGLQEPQAGLKMALDHLMGGLNFTLPLAGKALLGGDPAYDGPFYRERSPIEVLDNVTVPTFLVGGEFDLFQRGTPLVFERLQQRGVPAKLILGPWDHLQGSAGAEVVKAGYGPLNELQLRWFDQYLKGRDGKLDQIAPLTYYEQGSGAWVRKARWIDSDLRARSFQLSGSASLGGKAGTLTTGTPAAGKAVVPPVPVTGLCTRSANQWTAGLPAMLLKDLPCFKDNRLNDLGGVTFDTAPMTKAVRFQGPLDARLYVSTPSGDGMLSVAVEDVAPDGTVSRISGGWQTIAHRALDKSRSRYLDGKLLQPYHPFTRAAKAKLPRGQVAPVDVEIFPTGAVIAPGHRLRISVQAFDVPHLLSTVPDLVGHLVPVTIHTGPSTPSSLTMAVR, encoded by the coding sequence ATGAACGACCTGACCACGCGCCGCCGCTCCGTCGCGGCCCTGGCCGCCGCGGCGCTGATCGCCGCGCTCGTGCTGCCGGCCGCCGACGCGGCCACCGACCGCCGCGGGCCGGCGAGCCCGGCGCCCACGGCCGCCACTGCGGCGGGGACCGGGAACCGGGCGGCGGGTGCGCCCGACCAGCGGTTCGCGCCGTCCGCCGAGGTGCGCGCGGGCGGCACCTCCGGGACCGCCGCCGGGGCGGGCAAGGCCTCGGGCCAGGGTCAGGCCAAGAGCGCCGCGAAGGCCGCCCCGAGCGCGCCGTGGACCCCGCGCGCCGCCGACTACACCGCCACCGCGACCACCCGCGACCTCGCGATCACCATGGACGACGGCGTGGTGCTGCGCGGCGACCTGGTCCGCCCGGCCGGGGCCGACGGCAAGCCGGTGACCACCCGGCTGCCCGTGATCGTCACCATCACGGCCTACAACAAGACGGTGCTCTCCGCGGGCGCCGGGGCGACGCTCGCGGGCGCGGACCCGGCGTACCTGGTCAAGCGCGGCTACGCCCAGCTGACCGTCGACGCGCGCGGCACGGGCTCCTCGCAGGGACAGTGGGGCGCGTTCAGCGCCCGCGAGGGCAAGGACGCCGGCGCGATCGTCACCTGGGCCGCCCGGCAGCCGTGGAGCAACGGCAGCGTCGGGATGACCGGGGCGTCCTACATGGGGATCTCACAGCTCTTCGCCGCCGCCCGCAAGCCGCAGGGCCTCAAGGCGATCTTCCCGCAGGTGCCGGCCGCGGACGTCTACCGCGACGTGGTCGCGTCGGGCGGGCAGATCGACGTCGGCTTCATCCCGCTCTGGCTGGGACTGGTCACCGCGGCGGGCGTGGTGCCGCCGGCCTACGGGCTCCAGGAGCCCCAGGCCGGCCTGAAGATGGCGCTCGACCACCTCATGGGCGGCCTCAACTTCACCCTGCCGCTCGCCGGCAAGGCGCTCCTCGGCGGCGACCCGGCGTACGACGGCCCGTTCTACCGCGAGCGCTCGCCGATCGAGGTGCTCGACAACGTCACCGTGCCGACCTTCCTGGTGGGCGGCGAGTTCGACCTCTTCCAGCGCGGCACCCCGCTCGTGTTCGAGCGGCTCCAGCAGCGCGGTGTCCCGGCCAAGCTGATCCTCGGGCCGTGGGACCACCTGCAGGGCTCGGCGGGTGCCGAGGTGGTCAAGGCCGGCTACGGCCCGCTCAACGAGCTCCAGCTGCGCTGGTTCGACCAGTACCTCAAGGGCCGCGACGGCAAGCTCGACCAGATCGCGCCGCTGACCTACTACGAGCAGGGCTCGGGCGCCTGGGTGCGCAAGGCCAGGTGGATCGACTCCGACCTGCGTGCCCGCAGCTTCCAGCTCTCCGGCTCGGCGAGCCTCGGCGGCAAGGCCGGCACCCTCACCACCGGTACGCCGGCCGCGGGCAAGGCCGTCGTCCCACCGGTGCCGGTCACCGGCCTGTGCACCCGCTCGGCCAACCAGTGGACCGCCGGCCTGCCGGCGATGCTGCTCAAGGATCTGCCGTGCTTCAAGGACAACAGGCTCAACGACCTCGGCGGCGTCACCTTCGACACCGCGCCGATGACCAAGGCGGTCCGCTTCCAGGGCCCGCTCGACGCGCGGCTCTACGTCTCGACGCCCAGCGGTGACGGCATGCTGTCGGTCGCGGTCGAGGACGTCGCCCCCGACGGCACCGTGTCCCGGATCAGCGGCGGCTGGCAGACGATCGCGCACCGGGCTCTCGACAAGAGCCGCTCGCGCTACCTCGACGGCAAGCTGCTGCAGCCGTACCACCCGTTCACCCGGGCGGCGAAGGCCAAGCTGCCGCGCGGCCAGGTCGCGCCGGTCGACGTCGAGATCTTCCCGACGGGTGCGGTGATCGCGCCCGGGCACCGGCTGCGGATCTCGGTCCAGGCGTTCGACGTACCGCACCTGCTCTCGACGGTGCCCGACCTGGTCGGCCACCTCGTGCCGGTCACGATCCACACCGGGCCGAGCACGCCGTCGAGCCTCACGATGGCGGTGCGCTGA
- a CDS encoding SDR family NAD(P)-dependent oxidoreductase, whose amino-acid sequence MNRTSIVTGGASGIGGAITRALAERGDHVVLNDIDAEAAAGTAAAVRTAGGACTVVPGDVTADEVVAEVVATAAAISGAIDVVVNNVGDFRPASRDFAHSTPEQWQRLYELNLRHVFAMTYAVLPHLVAGSSIVNVSTVEAYRGIPASAPYSAFKAGVSAFTKSMAVELGPRGVRVNAIAPDLTDTAQTSRAAMLRGRDEGLVPLWLPLGRFAEAADHAGVVDFLTSDAARFVTGHTVPVDGGTLAASGWYRRHDGKGWTNMPDQP is encoded by the coding sequence ATGAACCGGACCAGCATCGTCACCGGCGGCGCGAGCGGGATCGGGGGCGCGATCACCCGTGCCCTCGCCGAGCGCGGGGACCACGTCGTGCTCAACGACATCGACGCCGAGGCCGCGGCCGGGACCGCCGCGGCGGTGCGGACCGCGGGCGGCGCGTGCACCGTCGTACCGGGGGACGTGACGGCGGACGAGGTCGTCGCCGAGGTGGTCGCGACGGCCGCCGCGATCAGCGGTGCGATCGACGTCGTGGTCAACAACGTGGGCGACTTCCGGCCCGCCTCGCGCGACTTCGCGCACAGCACGCCGGAGCAGTGGCAGCGGCTCTACGAGCTCAACCTGCGCCACGTCTTCGCGATGACGTACGCCGTGCTGCCGCACCTGGTCGCCGGATCGTCGATCGTCAACGTCTCGACGGTGGAGGCCTACCGCGGGATCCCGGCCAGCGCGCCGTACTCGGCGTTCAAGGCGGGGGTCTCGGCCTTCACCAAGAGCATGGCGGTCGAGCTCGGCCCGCGCGGGGTGCGGGTCAACGCGATCGCGCCGGACCTGACCGACACCGCGCAGACCTCGCGCGCCGCGATGCTGCGCGGCCGCGACGAGGGCCTGGTCCCGCTGTGGCTGCCGCTCGGACGCTTCGCCGAGGCCGCGGACCATGCCGGGGTGGTGGACTTCCTGACCAGCGACGCGGCGCGCTTCGTCACCGGGCACACGGTCCCGGTGGACGGCGGGACGCTCGCGGCGTCGGGGTGGTACCGCCGCCACGACGGCAAGGGCTGGACGAACATGCCGGACCAGCCCTGA
- a CDS encoding TetR/AcrR family transcriptional regulator → MPPATPDPAARRLRAREDPAVRRQAILDASARLFATRGFADTTVRDIGDEAEIKSGSLYHYFASKDAILEAVLREFLTDLGAATEAIVSAGTRPRRQVTDLVRHAFTLMGERPSWVLTYQNEFLRLSGQPGFEFVAGESARIEAAWVAALTASTEAGDFAVDVPVAVRYRLVRDATWTAVRWYRPGEPFDATALAEQYVAVLYGNHER, encoded by the coding sequence GTGCCTCCTGCGACTCCCGATCCCGCTGCGCGGCGGCTGCGCGCCCGCGAGGACCCGGCGGTGCGACGGCAGGCGATCCTCGATGCCTCCGCACGGTTGTTCGCGACCCGCGGCTTCGCCGACACCACGGTGCGCGACATCGGCGACGAGGCCGAGATCAAGTCGGGCAGCCTGTACCACTACTTCGCGTCCAAGGACGCGATCCTCGAGGCGGTGCTGCGCGAGTTCCTCACCGACCTCGGCGCCGCCACGGAGGCGATCGTCTCGGCCGGCACCCGCCCGCGCCGCCAGGTCACCGACCTGGTCCGGCACGCGTTCACGCTGATGGGCGAGCGGCCCTCGTGGGTGCTGACCTACCAGAACGAGTTCCTCCGGCTGAGCGGTCAGCCCGGCTTCGAGTTCGTCGCCGGCGAGAGCGCGCGGATCGAGGCGGCCTGGGTCGCCGCGCTCACCGCGAGCACGGAGGCGGGCGACTTCGCGGTCGACGTACCGGTGGCGGTGCGCTACCGGCTGGTGCGCGACGCCACCTGGACGGCGGTGCGCTGGTACCGCCCGGGCGAGCCGTTCGACGCCACCGCACTCGCCGAGCAGTACGTCGCCGTGCTCTACGGCAACCACGAGCGCTAG
- a CDS encoding NAD-dependent epimerase/dehydratase family protein translates to MRVLVVGGTGLIGSVVADELARRGHDVAVAGRNRPEPGAPAAAYPFVEGDYTQPGWAERLAGVEAVVFSAAQDIRHVGPRASEETWQDVQTASLPAFFAEARTAGVRRAVLVGSYYHQVLPGLVETNAYVRARAVAEREVLALATPDFAVCAVNPPNVVGVAPGRALRGFAKMVRWARGEMAEQVPDCAPFGGTNYMSVDAVAAAVAGALSDGEAGCAYLIGDVNLSFQDYFQALFDAAGAGAERRVAVCAEDHVFLPDDFLVAGKGTTLAYEPAAEDVARLGYERGGVPAMLRAMVAAVDALPPR, encoded by the coding sequence ATGCGGGTCCTGGTGGTCGGCGGAACCGGTCTGATCGGGTCGGTCGTGGCCGACGAGCTCGCCCGGCGCGGGCACGACGTGGCAGTGGCCGGGCGGAACCGTCCGGAGCCGGGCGCGCCCGCGGCGGCGTACCCCTTCGTCGAGGGCGACTACACGCAGCCCGGCTGGGCTGAGCGGCTCGCCGGCGTCGAGGCGGTCGTCTTCTCCGCGGCCCAGGACATCCGGCACGTCGGCCCGCGCGCGTCGGAGGAGACCTGGCAGGACGTGCAGACCGCGAGCCTGCCGGCGTTCTTCGCCGAGGCCCGCACCGCAGGGGTACGCCGGGCGGTCCTGGTCGGCAGCTACTACCACCAGGTGCTGCCCGGGCTGGTCGAGACCAACGCCTACGTCCGGGCCCGCGCGGTCGCCGAGCGCGAGGTCCTCGCCCTGGCGACGCCGGACTTCGCGGTGTGCGCGGTCAACCCGCCCAATGTCGTCGGCGTCGCGCCGGGCCGGGCACTGCGCGGGTTCGCCAAGATGGTGCGCTGGGCGCGCGGCGAGATGGCCGAGCAGGTGCCCGACTGCGCGCCGTTCGGCGGGACCAACTACATGTCCGTCGACGCCGTCGCGGCCGCCGTCGCGGGCGCGCTCAGTGACGGAGAGGCGGGGTGCGCCTACCTCATCGGCGACGTGAACCTGTCGTTCCAGGACTACTTCCAGGCGCTCTTCGACGCGGCCGGCGCGGGCGCCGAGCGCCGGGTGGCGGTCTGCGCCGAGGACCACGTCTTCCTGCCCGACGACTTCCTGGTCGCCGGCAAGGGCACGACGCTCGCCTACGAGCCGGCGGCCGAGGACGTCGCGCGGCTGGGCTACGAGCGCGGCGGCGTCCCCGCCATGCTGCGGGCGATGGTCGCCGCGGTCGACGCGCTGCCGCCGCGCTAG
- a CDS encoding DUF4097 family beta strand repeat-containing protein, with translation MTSTYEPLRQVFETPGPVRLHVENGRGRIVVRAAEQTTTEVTLTGARAAEVRVTQDERRIDVIAPKPRNGLFGNGDELLIEVAIPLASDLVARSSSADIEAAGSLMTARVKSASGAVRLDQATTVVVDTGSGDVTVAEVDGDLKVRTGSGAVDLGRVARTASVSTGSGDVCLGQALGTVVVKTGSGDVEVGDSAADVSAKTGSGDVLVRTARRGRITVKGASTGVRVGVPAGTPVWTDLSTVTGRVASSLPPVGQPEPGADHVELRATTVSGDIALVPA, from the coding sequence ATGACCAGCACGTACGAACCCCTCCGCCAGGTCTTCGAGACCCCCGGCCCGGTCCGGCTCCACGTCGAGAACGGCCGCGGCCGCATCGTCGTCCGGGCCGCCGAGCAGACGACCACCGAGGTGACGCTCACCGGCGCCCGGGCCGCCGAGGTCCGGGTCACCCAGGACGAGCGCCGGATCGACGTCATCGCGCCCAAGCCGCGCAACGGCCTGTTCGGCAACGGTGACGAGCTGCTCATCGAGGTCGCGATCCCGCTCGCCAGCGACCTGGTCGCGCGCAGCAGCAGTGCCGACATCGAGGCCGCGGGCTCGCTGATGACCGCCCGGGTCAAGTCCGCCTCGGGAGCGGTGCGCCTCGACCAGGCGACCACGGTCGTGGTCGACACCGGTTCGGGCGACGTGACGGTCGCCGAGGTCGACGGCGACCTCAAGGTCCGCACCGGCTCGGGCGCGGTCGACCTCGGCCGGGTCGCCCGGACCGCCTCGGTCTCGACCGGCTCCGGTGACGTCTGCCTCGGCCAGGCGCTCGGCACGGTCGTGGTCAAGACCGGCTCCGGCGACGTCGAGGTCGGCGACAGCGCGGCCGACGTGAGCGCCAAGACCGGCTCGGGCGACGTCCTCGTCCGCACCGCGCGCCGCGGCCGGATCACGGTCAAGGGCGCCTCGACCGGGGTCCGCGTCGGGGTCCCCGCCGGTACGCCGGTGTGGACCGACCTCAGCACCGTCACCGGCCGGGTCGCCTCGTCCCTGCCGCCGGTCGGCCAGCCCGAGCCGGGCGCCGATCACGTCGAGCTGCGCGCGACCACCGTCTCGGGTGACATCGCGCTCGTCCCCGCCTGA
- a CDS encoding pilus assembly protein HicB, protein MDITPYVDSLRRDLLAAADSAGPEARAIAERLGYALDPAVRLAVMEAISQAATEITAAMPGGGVDVRLDGRDLDFVVDAGGPGGLGGLGAPGGSDGPVPPQPPAVPAAPALPDEDEGLARVSLRLPESLKARADELATQAGQSLNTWLVALVRGATSERAIHVDVDLTSLPFGGDFPFGGKPGDRRMTGWL, encoded by the coding sequence ATGGACATCACGCCGTACGTCGACAGCCTCCGTCGCGACCTCCTCGCCGCCGCCGACAGCGCCGGTCCCGAGGCGCGGGCGATCGCCGAGCGGCTCGGGTACGCGCTCGACCCCGCGGTCCGGCTGGCCGTGATGGAGGCGATCTCCCAGGCCGCCACCGAGATCACCGCGGCGATGCCCGGCGGTGGGGTCGACGTCCGGCTCGACGGGCGCGATCTCGACTTCGTCGTCGACGCGGGCGGGCCCGGCGGTCTCGGCGGTCTCGGTGCTCCCGGCGGGAGCGACGGCCCGGTGCCGCCGCAGCCGCCGGCGGTGCCCGCGGCGCCCGCCCTCCCCGACGAGGACGAGGGGCTGGCCCGGGTCAGCCTGCGCCTCCCGGAGTCGCTCAAGGCCCGTGCCGACGAGCTCGCCACCCAGGCCGGCCAGTCGCTCAACACCTGGCTCGTCGCCCTGGTCCGGGGCGCGACCAGCGAGCGCGCGATCCACGTCGACGTCGACCTCACCAGCCTTCCGTTCGGTGGCGACTTCCCCTTCGGGGGCAAGCCGGGCGACCGCCGGATGACCGGCTGGCTCTGA
- a CDS encoding PASTA domain-containing protein has product MSDELSEERARVLLARAAATIDVDPAAPADPQPQPQSRPHPHRRGLGLLAGAAAAVAAVAAVVLIVGLVVLVGRAGDDRPQPAGPDGRPVEREHRYDDDRMPPLLGAEVDPAVAELEGRGLKVRVSERREGCWPVGVVTRTNPGPGQPVAAGAEVRLQVTVPINVVDCVGEPDSRRALELLRFARGWGDLPRLASRVELSVIGGPAVEVDGADLRDPQAPAWTLCEGGGGTCHAAPALLRELSTRTPADLGAGARLPAVRVGHGRPGCAPDEMRGFVTVDRAAGTDLCPVEAVWWTTDGEGRITAIAMTVLPPQAQAAPRPDRVREAAADRFVAWARGTGPAPAFADRVRNMLGGGDHFGAPRWNDRPDERGSWAGCSGLGFPDCGIDPIATILHFTGDVAVAAGRAACGTSGPLPSSYAAATGDIVRLFPRGARCEGWQVELWIDARGRVYGVNLS; this is encoded by the coding sequence ATGTCCGATGAGCTGAGCGAGGAGCGGGCCCGGGTGCTGCTGGCCCGAGCGGCCGCGACGATCGACGTCGACCCCGCCGCTCCTGCCGACCCGCAGCCCCAGCCCCAGTCCCGGCCCCACCCGCACCGCCGCGGCCTCGGCCTGCTCGCCGGGGCGGCCGCGGCGGTCGCGGCGGTCGCGGCAGTCGTCCTCATCGTGGGCCTGGTCGTGCTGGTCGGTCGCGCGGGCGACGACCGGCCGCAGCCGGCCGGACCGGACGGGCGGCCGGTCGAGCGCGAGCACCGGTACGACGACGACCGGATGCCGCCCCTGCTCGGCGCCGAGGTGGACCCGGCCGTCGCCGAGCTCGAGGGCCGGGGCCTGAAGGTACGGGTGAGCGAGCGCCGCGAGGGCTGCTGGCCGGTGGGTGTCGTCACCCGGACCAACCCGGGGCCCGGGCAGCCGGTCGCGGCGGGCGCCGAGGTCCGGCTCCAGGTGACGGTGCCGATCAACGTGGTCGACTGCGTGGGGGAGCCGGACAGCCGCCGCGCGCTGGAGCTGCTGCGGTTCGCCCGCGGCTGGGGGGACCTGCCGCGCCTGGCCTCCCGGGTCGAGCTCTCGGTGATCGGCGGGCCGGCCGTCGAGGTCGATGGCGCCGACCTGCGCGACCCGCAGGCGCCGGCCTGGACCCTGTGCGAAGGCGGCGGCGGCACCTGTCACGCGGCTCCGGCGCTGCTGCGCGAGCTCAGCACCCGGACCCCGGCGGACCTCGGCGCCGGCGCCCGGCTTCCCGCCGTGCGGGTCGGGCACGGCCGCCCCGGCTGCGCGCCCGACGAGATGCGCGGGTTCGTCACCGTCGACCGGGCGGCCGGCACCGACCTCTGCCCGGTCGAGGCGGTGTGGTGGACCACCGACGGCGAGGGCCGGATCACCGCGATCGCGATGACGGTGCTGCCCCCGCAGGCGCAGGCCGCGCCCCGGCCCGACCGGGTGCGCGAGGCCGCCGCGGACCGGTTCGTCGCCTGGGCGCGCGGCACCGGGCCGGCGCCGGCGTTCGCGGACCGGGTCCGCAACATGCTCGGCGGCGGGGACCACTTCGGCGCCCCGCGGTGGAACGACCGCCCGGACGAGCGCGGCTCCTGGGCCGGCTGCTCGGGCCTGGGCTTCCCCGACTGCGGCATCGACCCGATCGCCACGATCCTGCACTTCACCGGGGACGTGGCGGTGGCCGCCGGCCGGGCGGCCTGCGGGACCAGCGGCCCCCTGCCGTCGTCGTACGCCGCCGCGACCGGCGACATCGTGCGCCTCTTCCCGCGCGGCGCCCGGTGCGAGGGCTGGCAGGTCGAGCTCTGGATCGACGCCCGCGGACGGGTCTATGGCGTCAACCTTTCCTAG
- a CDS encoding SigE family RNA polymerase sigma factor: protein MDFTAYVADRRPRLVRTAVLLGCPAADAEDIVQSALLKCFRSWRRVTAADRPDAYVHRVLVTTLHDARQRRWNGELPTATLPDGPAEDLAWAEGIAVRRALAALSPEHREVLVLRFWADLSERDTAAALGVAPGTVKSRTSRALAALAPLVEAPDVR, encoded by the coding sequence ATGGACTTCACTGCGTACGTCGCCGACCGCCGCCCGCGGCTGGTGCGGACCGCCGTGCTGCTCGGCTGCCCGGCGGCCGATGCGGAGGACATCGTCCAGAGCGCGCTCCTCAAGTGCTTCCGCTCGTGGCGGCGGGTGACGGCGGCGGACCGGCCCGACGCCTACGTGCACCGCGTCCTCGTCACCACGCTGCACGACGCCCGGCAGCGCCGCTGGAACGGTGAGCTCCCGACGGCGACCCTGCCCGACGGCCCGGCCGAGGACCTGGCGTGGGCCGAGGGGATCGCCGTACGACGGGCGCTGGCGGCGTTGTCGCCCGAGCACCGCGAGGTGCTGGTGCTGCGCTTCTGGGCGGACCTTTCCGAGCGGGACACGGCGGCGGCGCTGGGGGTCGCGCCGGGCACCGTGAAGTCCCGTACCTCCCGCGCGCTCGCCGCGCTCGCGCCCCTCGTGGAGGCCCCCGATGTCCGATGA